ccagggggcgactcctttggttgtatagaagaacatgtttcatatgttatagctgcattctctctactgaccaccagggggcgactcctttggttgtatagaagaacatgtttcatatgttatagctgcattctctctactgaccaccagggggcgactcctttggttgtatagaagaacATGTTTCGTATGTTATAGCTGcagtctctctactgaccaccagggggcgactcctctggttgtatagaagtctatgcttcatgtgttaaagctgcattctctctactgaccactggtcctctggttgtatagaagtctatgtttcatgtgttaaagctgcattctctcccctgaccaccagggggtgactccactggttgtatataagtatccgcttcatgtgttaaagctgcattctctctactgaccactagggagcaactcctctggttgtatagaagtctacgcttcatgtgctAGTATGAGGCATGTATGAGGCTGTGAGTCTGAATGCAGGTACATGTTCACACGCTAACCACGTCAACAACACGTGTCATGCTATGTACTCCTTGCGCAAtagttaataattaataatctgTGTCACGATATAATCTTTATATTCGTTGGCTTCATAGAAGTGTGCCTGGTTCTGAGATATTAATAGAATGGAATCTAATTGGTTATTTGGTTTTCTGTCTGAAAGTGGCAGACTCTAATAGTCTCTATTCAGACGTCTTGTATCTCCAGCTCTGCTCATATTTATTCTTCGAAATGAATTCCGTCTGTTGCTCTATTTTCCTCCGGCGACCGTCGAGGCGTGTTGACCTTGTTAGGTCTGTTTCTCTCTAAACAGATTCACAACTTTTTTTCCCAATTTTACCGAGGCTGTTTTCGATGTCCACCCAAATTCAATAACGTGTACATAACTTTGATTTGCATTCATAACTCCGAGGGAAAATAAAAGTTGTTGTATTGTTCTGATCGATAAGTCCCTGACTTTCATATGTCAGAATGAGAAtatattgattttttaaaaatattgctctctcttctcttttatgtttgttattttccccccataaaagtttttttcctattttttgtAGGTTCACGtcgagccccgcccccccgatgTTTACCacgtctggctccgcccccgctCCGTGTGGATTTGTTTCTATGCCACAAACTCTTTGATTCAAAATGCTGTATTTAGATCTTTTCACTGATGTGTGTGAAGGAAGTTGCACAAATCACGTCCGTTGCTTCTCACTGATTGACATTTCTGTCTTCcacttggctccgccccctccccccccgcccccgtaATAGGCCCGGCGTCAGACGGGACCGACGCCCGCGGCCTATTACCCAAACAGTCTCTTTGACCGTTGCTGCTGTCCTCGCTTTATATATTCTGACTAAATGAATAGGCGCCGCTCGGATTAAGTAATCTCCGTCGGCTCTCGGCGGAGTTGTGAGGCGGGTCAATCCTCTTTGGCTCCTCTTCAGATGTGGACGTCTCCCTTCTGACCCATTACCGGAGGTGATGCTCCAGATTTTTCGGGTGTGGAAAGATGACTGTGGAACTTTAGCTCTGCCACTTTCCTTCTCCTGCCAAAGGACAAAATTGGCCTGcggggggagaaggagaagttGTCATTAAAATTACGTATCCCTTGACCCCACTTGAAGGTCGTATACTGGCAGCAATTACCGAGTGTGACTTTAAGGAGAGGCTcctgctggtcgttagtggaGACAGTCCCCTGGCTTATCCCCCGGGGGGAGAatagagtgtgtatgtgtgtgtgtgtgtgtgtgtgtgtgtgtgtgtgtgtgtgtgtgtgaggatctgGAGGACCAGAGTGCAGTAACCAATCCTTCAGCTCCCGGTCGGCCTGTGAGGGCTCCgctgtgggggggaggaggacgtggaggaggtGCTGGAGCGTCCTCTGAATGTCAGAACCCTCCGTGAGAAGATTCCCTCGGAACCGAACGTCTGGACGCTCCTGATTGGCCGAGCGCTCGCGTCCGGTAATCATGACAGCGAGGTCCAAACACCTGCTGTCGGCGGGGGTGTTCCTCTGGAAAGTCCTgtgagtcatttctttcatatgttttacatttgcaggaagggggcggggctacatcggagaagaaagaacaaaacgTTTGGTGGGTGGAAAAAGACGAAGAAAATGGAAACTACAAGTTCATCAACGCTCGGATGTTTCAATGGGAAGCTACACGGCTCAGAcatgctccacacacacacacacacacatacacacacacatacacacacacatacacacacacgaacatacacatatacacacacacatgcacacacatacgcaaacacaaacacacacgcacacacaaacacacatacacacacacatataaacacacatacacacacgaacatacacatatacacacacacatgcacacacacgcatgcagacACATacgcaaacacatacacacacgcacacaaacacacacatataaacacacacacacgcacacacaaacacacatacacacacgaacatacacatatgcacacacacatgcacacacacgcatgcagacACATacgcaaacacatacacacacgcacacaaacacacacatataaacacacacacacgcacacacaaacacacaagcacacatacacacatacacacgcgcacacatgcacatgcacacacgtacacatacacacacgcacacatacacaccccaacatacgcacacatacacacacacatacacacacacgcacacatacacacctgaacatacacacacatataaacacacacacgcacacatccacacacacacacacacacacatacactcacacacacacatataaacacacacacatacacacacacgcacacacctgaacatacacacacacatataacacacacacacacacaccatctctaCATGACAGTTACTTTCACGTGTTACTTTTCGGCCCTACTTAAAGGACGTGTGTCtgaggcttgttgttgttgttgttgttaaacagTTACCTAAATGCATTACTGCCTCCAGAGGGCCATCGGCGGCCGGCTCAGGAATCGCGACACCCCGTCTCGACTGTTCTTGAatacatcttcttcttcatcagacGCTGAACGAACCCTGAGTGCTTTCTGTTTCAACACTCTGGCTCATTAAACGGGCGATGGGAGTGGCACTGATGACACTCTAAAAGCTGCATTAttactcctccccccccccccacacacacacacacacatcccccccccccccccccccacctctcctcctctctccatgttcaAAGTTGCCATCAGAAGGAAATTAtttaagagagaaaaaagattcTCCCCTGACAGATATTATCATTACAACCCTTTATGGAAAGTGCCAACTTAcctttttcccctcctttttttccctctctctctctctctctcccaggggtgagaagaagaagaagaagacaagtcaaggagagaggaaaggaggaacagAAGAGTGAGTGAGCTCTGTCAAGTGGAGTGAGTGCACTGCTAAGTCTGGCTGCACTACAAAGGTTAGCGCACATCTGACTGTCAATAGTGTCTTgcgggtggaggtggtggggtggggggaggaggaggaggaggaggaggaggaggaggaggaggaggaggagtgggggggcGGTCGctttgagagagaaaagagatacTTTGATATTTCGGAATGTTAGAAGGGGTGAACGTGGAGAACTGGAGGTTGGGGATCTAATTACCGGGCCGTAATTGGGGGCTGGGGAATAAGGCTGCCGTCCTCTCAACTCGCTGCAGATCAATTATGTTAAGAGAACATCTGTAAGTAGAGCTTAATGAGGTCCATTAGAGCAACATGCGCTGCCTTCCCTAACGGGGCTTGTCAGCTTCTTTTGGATGAGAGCGGGAGTGCGCTGCTGACTGGGGACCTGGCGGAGGGGCTTAAATAGGAGAGGAGGCTCCACGCTCTCCACCCGCCGCCGCTGCTTTCCTTCTTCAGAGGAACCGGAGAGACGCGCGCAGAGACGACGGAGACGCGCCGAGTGAGGACGCAgcggaagagagggggagagagagagagagagagagagagagagagagacgacctGTGGTCCGGGACGCGCACAGTGCCGCGAGTTTTGCCccaagttttttcttcttcttcttcatcttcttcttttttagacCCCGCGCGGAGTTTGCACGAGCTGCATCTCCGAGgagtggaaaaaaaagagagaaagttgGACACTCGTTGGACACTTTGATTCCAAGTCAAGAAGACGCGGAGAcgacacccccacccccctccatcacccctcttttgttgttttttgggggcaCCTCAGGctggacttttaaaaaaaaaaaggtacgtGGTGTATTCGGTTAGCCGCGCGTGTTCCCAAATGCGCAGAGAGACGACCGCGCGTAAAGGGTCCGCGAGACGTCAACACGGGCAGCGCGCAGCTGCTTCATCGGTTCCCcctcctctatccctccatccatccatccctccatccgtccctctatccctccatccctccgtccctccattTCTccgtccctccatccctccgtccctcAGCGCGCTGGTTAAACGAAGCTTCCGCCGCTGCGCTGAGGATCTGGTGTggggttgttattgttgttgttgttttttgtttccattTCTTTATCATGAGTGCACGTGCGGGAGGTTGAGGTCAGGTACAAACAGAACACGCTTCTCTCTGCCGCTTTCTGTCCGTTTTCGCGCACACCTATATGACGGTTATAGAGCAGGTGCTCGTTTTCTTTCGGAGGACCGCGGATCCGCGCGacagtctccccccccctcctcctcctcttccttcctccgctcccgtctgtctccatcttCCATTCACGCGGGAGGATGAACAGCCGATCGGAAGGGCACCGGGAGAGGTGGCAGGCGGCTTCACGcacaacctacacacacacacacacacgcacgcgcacaaaTGCGCGCTGCAGAAAATTGCATGATTACCGAGATAGGCCGCCTTGAAATAATTCAATCCATGACAAAACCTAATTACTGGCAGGTAATACCCTGTCAGCTTTAATGCATCTCATCACTCATAATGGCGCAGAGAGCATTTTATGACCCATCTCATTATCGCCGCGTCTTAGGCTGGAGCCGCATGCCAACTATTgacttgtatctctctcctccctccttccctccctccctccttactTCACCCCACCAGAATATTTAAGGGACTGATGTACACTTGTCAAGGCCGCGTGTTGGAACACTGAACGGTGTGTATGTGCAACAAGGAGgcgtgaggtgtgtgtgtgtgtgcgtgcgtgtgtgtgagggggggggggggtgggtctGACACGTGGGCCTCGCCGTTGTCACCAAAGTATGCAATAACAAGGCACACAGAATAATCCCGTTCTCTAATTGCCGGAAACATTCAAATAATGGCCGTGCAGCGGGAGAGACGATTAACGGGGACGTCACGTgacgtcaccccccccccccccgccccgccctcATATAGTGGAGCGGTGTGTAATAACTGAGTGACCTTATCGCGGCAGTGTAACGTTTCTCCGGTGAGGGATTGGgtttttatgggggggggggggtaataaagCTCGACTCCCCCCCACGTCTCTCGCCACTCTCGCTGATGCACCGGAGACGCCGACCGGCCCGAGCCCCACGCGCACCAGTACGACACCCGCCTCGGCACCTGTAGCTCCAGACCGCTTCGCTCCGGTCCAAGTGGAGTTCCTTCTCCCTCGACCTGAAGCGCGGTGCGGTGCGGCGCGCGATGTCAGTGTGGtgaacttttttctttctttttgtaattGTTGTCGTCCGGTTCCGAGGAGGATCTGTTGCTGGACTTCTTTCAAGGCTTCTGCTTATAACTTGTTGAGAAAGGTGAGTGAGCCGGAGGTTCTTCACGTGTTCACCGAACCGAGCCGAGCATCGTCTCGCGCGGCTGTGACTCATAAACGATGTGAGTGGAAAGAAGAGCCGGTCCGTTGCTCGGGAAGGGGTCCGGACCGAGGGAACCGGTCCGCGTCAAACGCGTTCTGCGGAGCCGGCGGGACTAGAAGGTCTAGGCgggggggtctctctctctctctctctcctgtcatttgccgcctgcctctctctccgcgcggcgatgaaaaaaaagaaaagagaaccgAGCTCTCACGCGCCGTGTGACGACCCGACGGCGGCGAACAAGCTCGCTCGAGCTCCTCACACACATCCGCCTGCGTTGTGTtgccctccacccccctccacacacacacacacaccctccctccccttccccaccgcctcctttttcttttttttctcctcctctccattcctCGCTGGTCGCCGTGCTGGATTGTTCCCTCTCCCCCCGAACAAAGCGCCCGATCCCAGCCGGCCTGCAGACAGCTGCTCCCCGGGACCAGGCGGCGTTGCGGGTGTTTGCGTGGCGGCGAGGCGCCTCGGCGGGTTCAACAAATGCAGAAAAGGGAGAAAAGTTTCGGTAAGAAACGCTTACTTTGCGCTTCggcttgtgtgtgtggaataCGGATCGTTTCGTTCGCACCCGCGCGcgcgctcgtgtgtgtgtgcgtgtgttgttggTGTGCTTTGCGACGTTGAACACGTCTCCGCGTCGACCGACGCGTCCAGAACCGACCCGGTTCGCCGCGTTGTTTCGCTGATAACCTTTCATCGGGACATCGCGGGGACGTGCTCCGGTGTCGCGTCGCTTGATCGCTGGCGCTGATGCGCGCGCATCGGCACCGGAGAAGGCTGCTTGTCAAAAAGCCGCATGGCAAATTGAGTCTCTGCGTTCAGTCCCCGTTATTGGCCTTTTACCGGGCGCTCcgctgccatggcaacagtaATTACACTGATGGGGTGAAATGTCAGCCGAGCAGCTGCGACTGAAATAGCAGCTCCGCGCGCGCGCCATCACCCTGCATCCGGATGATGATACATgtggtcgagagagagagagggaggggggggagagagagagatgattagGCTGCGAGCAGCTGTGACTCCCGTCATGCAAAAAAACGAGACTTTTGTTCATCACTTCCCCTCAAAGTGGTCaaattccttcttcttcttcttcttctcccccccatTCTTGATTGCACAgtaaggaaaggaaagagagagggggggggggggtgagcctTTTGGTTTGGTAATGAGCGGCGGGGTCTTTGTAGTGTTAACGAGGCCCCGGACGGATCAGTGCTGCTGAACGGACCCAGCCGGCCGagcagccgccccccccccctcgcgcgCGCGCGCCCCACAAATCCAGTCAATTAACAAATCAACGGCCCCACACACGCACCGCGCGTGCACACCGCGACCTGTTTGTCGGGGGCCGCGTGTCTCCAAACACGTGTAGACTGTCTTTACGTGAGAGAGATcccacttaaagggccagtgcacGCCTAAAGCCTCTGGAgtcaggatgaacacacacgtGTAGTTCCCACGCAGCGTCCTTCACCAGGGGCCAGAGGTCATGGCGGGAACCACCTCAAAGAGCGCTTCTTCTTGGAAACAGAACGCAGGTAGaagttatttaaattaaaatgggtTGAATGGAAAGTATCCAGCATTCAAAAGGACTAAAACTAAGAGACACCGAGTGggagtgggagtgtgtgtgtgtgtgtgtgtgtgttgaatgggGCACAAAGGGggagtggggtgtgtgtgtgtgcctctcctCGGGGAATGGTAGGAGAATACTAATTCCAGCTGGTGCGAAGCCACATTGCCCAATAGGCCAACAAAGGCTCTCCACGGTCAGCTCGGGCCAAACAATACAGGCCTGCTGCAAAGCTCTCGCCTGTAGCCACGCCCCTTTAAACACAGCAGAGGTCAATGTAAAAAGTGTTCGCTGGTAAGAAGTGTTGcgactgtgtctttgtgtgtctgtgtgtgtgtgtgtgtgtgtgggcccggCGCTGGTCCCAGTGCTGCCCCGGGACAGCTGCTGCTGATCCCACTGGtcactcctccttcttcttctttttcttcttcttcttcatggctTTCTACGTCTCGCTGTGACGCACGCCCCCCTTTAGCGCCGGACTCAAACACCACTTTAAATTAGGATTCATTTGATTATATTGCTGCCGTAACAGCTAACTGTGGATGTGTGTCACAAAGACCTCCACACCTGTTtggagccagtgtgtgtgtgtgtgtgtgtgtgtgtgtgctctcgcaGACCAAAGACGACGTCCTCCTCTTTGAGTTATGTGCTAATCAGCCAACGTTTCCATGACAATCAAAGTACAACGATCCTGACCTGGAGTTTTCATTTCAAAGGAAGTGACAAATATACATAAATCAAAGATCACAATGCTTTGAGCAGAGAGCTCGGCATCTTGAGGGCGGAGCCCGAGTGCTTTTTAATTCGGAATAAATAATGATCAGCAACGTGGATGTAATGACCGAGTGGTAAACAGGAAACAATAAAACAGCTGGTAACTTAAGAAATTGAAATCAGTGCCGTGTAAAAGACtgatttatgatttatgatttatgaCTTTAATGAAGACGCAGTGGGGTCATCGCTTCTTTTTTTAGCGTACTATATTTTGTGTGAGAATGGTGCGGTCCGGAGCCCGGCCTTCCCCCGGGTCCAGACCCACACGTTCAGATTTCAGATATGAATGAAGAAGATTGCGTTTGAAAAGTTGTGCGTTGCCTTTGCGTTGCAGTGTGTGACACCCAATCCGCTGTgtgctttttatcttttttttgtgtgtcaaaTCCGTGAATATATTTCTGCTCCTCGATCTACGAGCAGCAGCGTACCCGAAGAACGATATTCACTTATTTGACACACAATTAAGATGAAATAAGACATCATTTAACGTGTTTCACTTTTCTTATGACCTCAAACACATTACTCTCATTGCTTGATCATCTGAGCTTCGTCcggtctcttctttttttttgcctctcTTTCACGGCGAGAAACCGTTCGCCTCCTCGTCAGTCAGTGCGTCTgaatcctctctctccctctctctctctctccctctctcttctcccaggTATACAAATGCTCTCCGTCCAGCCGGACACCAAGCCAAAAGGCTGTGCCGGCTGCAACCGGAAGATCAAGGACCGCTACCTGCTGAAGGCCCTCGATAAGTACTGGCACGAGGACTGCCTCAAGTGCGCCTGCTGCGACTGCCGGCTGGGCGAGGTGGGCTCCACGCTCTACACCAAGGCCAACCTCATCCTGTGCCAGAGAGACTACCTACGGTAAGAGACGGACCTACgtccggtgggggggggggttgatggaGCAGAGACGCCTTCTTTTTTTGGTGAGGATTCCGGGTCCTGACCTTGTGTCAGTGtggtacgctcatggaaaacctggaaaagtcatggaaattaaaataattgttattTTCCGGGCTTAGAAAATTCCTTAAATAAATTAGATCcccaaaaagttttggaaaagtcattgaacagtttgattatatatatatatatatatatatatatatatatatataaatgtttatgcttttaatcaaactgttccatgaacatatatatatatatatttatatatatatatatatataaatgtttatgcttttaatcaaactgttccATGACTTTGCCAAaacttttgaatatatatatatatatatgtattcttttaatccaaCTATTgtgtcattcatttgtgtcacttAAGGTGTATACTCGTTTATACATCAAGATTTCACTAAATGTTTAGttatggacatttggtttaaaggtcatggacatttggtttaaaggtcatggacatttggtttaaaggtcatggacatttggtttaaaggtcatggacatttggtttaaaggtcAAGGACAAGTCCTGGACATCTAGTGGTCAACGTGTGTATGAACCCGGTTGTTTATCAGAGGTTTCAGGTTGACTTCAGTTTGAGGGAAAGCAAAAGCAGCAGTCTGGGTTTTCTCTGTCCTACACGAGCTTCagactttatgtgtgtgtgtttacgaaGGAGGACAACGGCAACCAGGCCGTCGTGCTGTGAAtagatacacacagaaaaataaaggttcttaaatggtcctttaaaaggctttgtggttctacgaagaaccgtcacctactgaagaaccgtttttttcttctgaggaaccgttataggttctttcaagaactctttatggaaatggttctttaaataaccctgatttaaaaggttatggagccataaatggtgccttaaagaaaaaaatttgaaggttctttgagacaccgttataggttctttgaataactatataaggaaatggttctttaaagaaccctggtttgaaaggttctgtgtggaaccagacaTGTTTCTTCTCTgacgtcactctgaagaaccatttccaatTCCAGATGgaaccttcatgtttctgtgtgtagggATCCATCCCGTCCGTCAGCGATAGACGGACTTCTTCTTTAAGGCTTCAAAATGTGCCGCGACCCAGAGATTAGACGGTTGCAAATTTGCACAAATTCTGGTTTGGCGTTTTGAGTTCTTTTTAATTAGAGACATTTGTTTTCATGGTGTTCTCtgtatcattattattgttatgaatATTTAAGTTTTTAGCTTCACGTCGCACTGTTTCCTCCACGGCTGTTCGAACATGGAGAAAAACATTTGGCGTCACTTGTTGCCGTGCAGATATTTGTTTTCGTGCATTttaaacatgtagaatatttctttaaaaaatgttaaatcaCAACAGCGACCTGTTACGGTCTCGCCCAGAGTCCAGTGTCCCATCTCTGATGCTTGTCTCAAAATATGGATATTTTTGATTGACACCCCGATGCACCAATACGGTTCAAGCGTAAGCCTCACCTTTGGAACACCGACATTTCACCGGGACTAACAGGATTAAAACTCCTACGCTTCCTTATGTGTGCTGGAATAGAGTTCACTCACCGATTTATTCTCTGGAAGATTGTTTTTAATTCACAGAAATAGGTGTTacgacctttttttatttgcagtCCAGCATCAGTTATATTCAGTTCAGAGACCGCAAGTCGCGTTTCTATCTAAGGTACCATCTCTGTTCATGCATCTGTAACTCGCTCTTACTCTACTTTACACTGTTTGATCACAATCAAGCCTTTCAGAAATACTTTTAATACAAATTGAGTTGTTTCCATAAGAATATGTAGTTTTACGGACTGGTTTCTCTTTTACCTCGGCTCAGCTGGAGAGAGGTTCTGAGAGGCGGAGGGTTTTAATGTGAAATAGtttatacatgtaaatatggcACTTAACATAATAACACCCAGTGAGAGACTTCTCttgtttttaaacacaaaagACGACAGTAGAGATGTTCCAACAGCAGCGTATTAaaaaataacatatttatatcacCACTTCAAAAGTCTTTTACGTTGTTACTGTCATCTATAGTAttatttgcatttaaaaaaccaCACAATTCAAATGACAAGGaagaatgatttttaaaaaatctaattctttaaaagataaaaaatgtccaaaacataaataaatctcGGCATGAGCTTTTTCGAGCTAGCGTCAGCAGTTGAACATCTCTTAATTCCTTCTCTAATATCTctttcaaagtggctgttaaaACATAATTTTCAGCTGCATGTATTAATGATACCCTGAGTTTACGTTAATACTCATTTTAAACTGAATAGCaatgttagctgttagctccatTAGCCACGCAGGACTGTGCTACCGGCTAACGTTAACCAGCCGTCCCGCAGACCTCTATCCAGGTTTGTTGTTACGACACAAGAAACGGGTGCACAAAAGTGTTACACAACAGGTGTGTAGTACTAGTTTGCACACGTGCAGTAGCTATCGGGTTTAGCAGACGGTTCAGAATATGTTATGGTTTGGCAGCTGACGCATCATTTCATTGTTGTGGTCATATCTGTGAGGAAAAACATTTATACGTAATGTAAAATGCCCGCACCAGTCTGACAGAAGCGAGTGgcggtgtgtgtttatgtgagtgtgtgttccattaaattcagtttattttgtatcgcccaaaatcacaaattacaaattaccctcagtgggctttacaatctgaacacatacgacatccctgacctttgacctcacatcggatcaggaaaaagtcctcaaaaaatagaaaaaaccctatgacggggaaaaagggaagtgtgtgtgtctgtgtgtgtcgctgtgtgtgtgtgagagtgagagagagtgtgtgcctGCTGCAggccttgacacacacacacacacacctgctttgAGGAGAAGCTGCTGTGCCAGAGAATACGACCAAAAGGTTTGAGCCTCACTGCAGGATTATCCACCTCCAAGTCAGACTCACTTACTCACACCGGCTCAATATGCAGACGGGAACATTTCAGACCCTTTTCTATTATTTCCTGCAGTAAAGTATGTTTTTCGTCTGTGCACCTTCCACATAGGAACTCATGACTGAAATCAATAAGGCTCAGCTAGTAGCTCTCGTTCACCATCCGGTCCATGAATATGGATATATGTAGTTATTACGGTAATAGAGCTTCTGCATAGGTGGGCAACAGTAGGTTGGTCATATTAGTACGTATAAATTTGTCGCAGTGTTTTTATCTGTTTTTGCAGATCGTGTTCCCCACAAGCCAAACATCTCGGTGCTTACTCTGAATATCGGCGTGCACAG
This is a stretch of genomic DNA from Pseudoliparis swirei isolate HS2019 ecotype Mariana Trench chromosome 10, NWPU_hadal_v1, whole genome shotgun sequence. It encodes these proteins:
- the lmo3 gene encoding LIM domain only protein 3 isoform X3 encodes the protein MQKREKSFGIQMLSVQPDTKPKGCAGCNRKIKDRYLLKALDKYWHEDCLKCACCDCRLGEVGSTLYTKANLILCQRDYLRLFGVTGNCAACNKLIPAFEMVMRAKENVYHLDCFACQLCNQRFCVGDKFFLKNNMILCQTDYEEGLMKEGYAPQVR